A part of Tachysurus vachellii isolate PV-2020 chromosome 4, HZAU_Pvac_v1, whole genome shotgun sequence genomic DNA contains:
- the cish gene encoding cytokine-inducible SH2-containing protein, with protein sequence MILCVQGPRALLGDSQSQVVPLGVSVLSSSSAHCLQSTPKFWEPSKDLCTITSNFCYLDASGWYWGTITASEAHSLLEAAPEGTFLIRDSSHPLYMLTLSVKTVRGPTNVRIEYSHGRFQLDSSSPARARLLSFPDVLSLVQHYATSARGRDTVQDKECDNVTPLVPKECAVLLKLKRPLRQPQAFPSLQHLARLAINRYTTCPEKLPLPKPLLQYLQEYPFQL encoded by the exons ATGATCCTCTGCGTTCAAGG TCCCAGAGCCCTGTTAGGAGACTCACAGTCTCAGGTGGTTCCACTCGGGGTTTCGGTCCTCTCTTCCTCATCAGCACATTGTCTTCAAAGCACCCCGAAGTTCTGGGAACCCAGTAAAGACCTGTGCACCATCACCAGCAACTTCTGTTACCTCGATGCATCAG gGTGGTACTGGGGCACCATCACAGCCAGCGAGGCACATTCACTCCTTGAGGCGGCCCCAGAAGGCACATTCCTCATTCGGGACAGCAGTCACCCACTCTACATGCTGACGTTATCGGTTAAAACAGTACGCGGCCCCACTAATGTACGCATTGAGTACAGTCACGGGCGCTTCCAGCTAGATTCGAGTTCACCAGCCCGAGCACGCCTGCTTTCTTTTCCTGACGTGCTGAGTCTGGTTCAGCACTATGCTACCTCAGCAAGGGGACGTGACACTGTTCAGGACAAAGAGTGTGATAATGTAACTCCCCTGGTACCTAAGGAGTGTGCTGTGCTGCTTAAGCTGAAACGTCCACTCCGCCAGCCTCAGGCTTTTCCATCCCTACAGCATCTTGCTCGCTTGGCTATTAATCGGTATACAACCTGCCCAGAGAAGCTGCCTTTACCAAAGCCATTACTGCAGTACTTACAGGAATACCCTTTCCAGCTCTGA